In Humulus lupulus chromosome 6, drHumLupu1.1, whole genome shotgun sequence, a single genomic region encodes these proteins:
- the LOC133782835 gene encoding protein CHROMATIN REMODELING 5-like isoform X3 produces the protein MCCKYFLKNLEVSLLNIVVELKKCCNHPFLFESADHGYGGDSRTNDSSKLERIILSSGKLVILDKLLVRLHETKHRVLIFSQMVRMLDILAEYMSHRGFQFQRLDGSTKAELRQQAMDHFNAPGSDDFCFLLSTRAGGLGINLAIADTVIIFDSDWNPQNDLQAMSRAHRIGQQEVVNIYRFVTSKSVEEDILERAKKKMVDDILFKFLRNLFAL, from the exons ATGTGTTGCAAATATTTTTTGAAGAATTTAGAG GTTTCACTTTTAAATATTGTGGTTGAGTTGAAGAAGTGCTGCAATCACCCCTTCCTGTTTGAGAGTGCAGACCATGGTTATGGTGGCGACTCAAGAACCAATGATAGCAGTAAACTTGAGAGAATTATTTTGAGCAGTGGGAAGTTAGTTATACTCGATAAGCTGCTTGTTAGGTTGCATGAGACAAAGCATCGTGTTTTAATTTTTTCCCAG ATGGTAAGAATGTTGGATATACTAGCAGAATATATGTCACATAGAGGGTTTCAATTTCAAAGGCTAGATGGCAGCACTAAGGCTGAACTGCGTCAGCAAGCAATGGATCATTTTAATGCACCTGGTAGTGATGATTTCTGCTTCCTTCTTTCAACTCGGGCAGGTGGCCTAGGTATCAACCTTGCAATAGCAGATACAGTTATCATATTTGATTCGGACTGGAACCCTCAAAATGACCTACAG GCAATGAGTAGAGCTCATAGAATCGGCCAACAAGAAGTTGTGAACATCTACAGATTTGTCACAAGCAAAAGTGTTGAGGAAGATATCTTGGAGCGAGCTAAGAAAAAGATGGTTGATGATATTCTCTTCAAATTCTTGAGAAATTTGTTTGCTTTATAG
- the LOC133782835 gene encoding protein CHROMATIN REMODELING 5-like isoform X1, translating to MSPLQKQYYKWILERNFHDLNKGVHGNQVSLLNIVVELKKCCNHPFLFESADHGYGGDSRTNDSSKLERIILSSGKLVILDKLLVRLHETKHRVLIFSQMVRMLDILAEYMSHRGFQFQRLDGSTKAELRQQAMDHFNAPGSDDFCFLLSTRAGGLGINLAIADTVIIFDSDWNPQNDLQAMSRAHRIGQQEVVNIYRFVTSKSVEEDILERAKKKMVDDILFKFLRNLFAL from the exons ATGTCTCCACTTCAGAAACA GTACTATAAGTGGATATTGGAACGCAACTTCCATGACTTGAACAAAGGAGTTCATGGGAATCAG GTTTCACTTTTAAATATTGTGGTTGAGTTGAAGAAGTGCTGCAATCACCCCTTCCTGTTTGAGAGTGCAGACCATGGTTATGGTGGCGACTCAAGAACCAATGATAGCAGTAAACTTGAGAGAATTATTTTGAGCAGTGGGAAGTTAGTTATACTCGATAAGCTGCTTGTTAGGTTGCATGAGACAAAGCATCGTGTTTTAATTTTTTCCCAG ATGGTAAGAATGTTGGATATACTAGCAGAATATATGTCACATAGAGGGTTTCAATTTCAAAGGCTAGATGGCAGCACTAAGGCTGAACTGCGTCAGCAAGCAATGGATCATTTTAATGCACCTGGTAGTGATGATTTCTGCTTCCTTCTTTCAACTCGGGCAGGTGGCCTAGGTATCAACCTTGCAATAGCAGATACAGTTATCATATTTGATTCGGACTGGAACCCTCAAAATGACCTACAG GCAATGAGTAGAGCTCATAGAATCGGCCAACAAGAAGTTGTGAACATCTACAGATTTGTCACAAGCAAAAGTGTTGAGGAAGATATCTTGGAGCGAGCTAAGAAAAAGATGGTTGATGATATTCTCTTCAAATTCTTGAGAAATTTGTTTGCTTTATAG
- the LOC133782835 gene encoding protein CHROMATIN REMODELING 5-like isoform X2, which translates to MSPLQKQYYKWILERNFHDLNKGVHGNQVSLLNIVVELKKCCNHPFLFESADHGYGGDSRTNDSSKLERIILSSGKLVILDKLLVRLHETKHRVLIFSQMVRMLDILAEYMSHRGFQFQRLDGSTKAELRQQAMDHFNAPGSDDFCFLLSTRAGGLGINLAIADTVIIFDSDWNPQNDLQAMSRAHRIGQQEVVNIYRFVTSKSVEEDILERAKKKMVLDHLVIHKLNWA; encoded by the exons ATGTCTCCACTTCAGAAACA GTACTATAAGTGGATATTGGAACGCAACTTCCATGACTTGAACAAAGGAGTTCATGGGAATCAG GTTTCACTTTTAAATATTGTGGTTGAGTTGAAGAAGTGCTGCAATCACCCCTTCCTGTTTGAGAGTGCAGACCATGGTTATGGTGGCGACTCAAGAACCAATGATAGCAGTAAACTTGAGAGAATTATTTTGAGCAGTGGGAAGTTAGTTATACTCGATAAGCTGCTTGTTAGGTTGCATGAGACAAAGCATCGTGTTTTAATTTTTTCCCAG ATGGTAAGAATGTTGGATATACTAGCAGAATATATGTCACATAGAGGGTTTCAATTTCAAAGGCTAGATGGCAGCACTAAGGCTGAACTGCGTCAGCAAGCAATGGATCATTTTAATGCACCTGGTAGTGATGATTTCTGCTTCCTTCTTTCAACTCGGGCAGGTGGCCTAGGTATCAACCTTGCAATAGCAGATACAGTTATCATATTTGATTCGGACTGGAACCCTCAAAATGACCTACAG GCAATGAGTAGAGCTCATAGAATCGGCCAACAAGAAGTTGTGAACATCTACAGATTTGTCACAAGCAAAAGTGTTGAGGAAGATATCTTGGAGCGAGCTAAGAAAAAGATG GTTCTTGACCACCTGGTGATCCATAAattgaattgggcataa